In a genomic window of Polypterus senegalus isolate Bchr_013 chromosome 13, ASM1683550v1, whole genome shotgun sequence:
- the shroom1 gene encoding protein Shroom1, translating into MDSTNHEFPLRGMKSFEQSTFDYQTSRLSPARSIGSFDQFTHCHGKGDSAYSSFSGCSNAPDCYSCPVEIYTHNLQYADLKYVRAVYNPKLSVSDPRSMESFSPTSKDSPPTPPTRHQSFVTTRGLEKPRFSFNVDEQERTEISGLVGPHLVPRTDQSYAGPPPSYRHEDPIDVSEIHNQPQSAHVNASSSNIQNKCQYYYVTGVCLPSEMATEHVKPHHEEAPCSSERHRPALKSRSSQSEDTECDMRGIDLGRHTSHNTAHRIFYCGPEESSQASEHNRQSKEAVHVSSEPGSGNKIKKQPLGNVASEKINKETTPLLYHLTGEQRASFLYWTSNENEPGDQKTTRRTRSASLKQQLSREAPAKETVPSVLKWSCADEIEEENLNQEETMYGSGSSVDDSYKKYYREKIKLAQTKVLRETSFKRKDLQLSWPHRLKPKVTERPSVLHFEPPAFTGEAEAKTKKEPRKVHASQTRLGVRKRLKPEQKKMYHSEPEKLNRLEESRPGSLGSEEEDSNVDHSELGLVAIRKKMFERGRASSTSSLSKNELKQMQHSALVEYMERKTGHKPSEAHQHRPLTPGGHQDRGLKVVTRPFSAGRVLDLSPGSDKHTRSPSCASIEAQGQEHQRQAVSQSCVKSVSAEFLLDEKEQFDCIRTRSNSSPFPVQAGRKLQSSRGALGNRNSSSQSNNQATPIRLEVIGSAGEDAPQIIKPRGKSMEELGTVELLGRAVLSRSTEDLCELKKRSIPAEPFETLSLSSPMVKEQAKGSIQDLSKNSVGHTNTTSGTELHIESQAPLHLQHVSQEAPTSLPTYSLLPSSLQSLGPSANIPEIFQSLEASGSKSADVSSEARLTPPEGEPELPFKDEEHGDSGQMGPPIAEKTDKANSAEVQHDEPVTESNKEQTHENDKWEELVSAIVAADHSLADVLEPLSRRKTTLSLMEQLLSEDTLLMEEYYKRKQMQQQAMHNNGQIDHPDCMTFNPPEKPQSLAGERTVLQSNLTSSEDSSELMAKKNELLRYIRCQIQLLEGRRLALAEDLTLNCSLGRSVEANLQEHCTAGEFERYTLFVGDLERVVSLLLCLSARLARVKNALSKVNSDTDAEEQQSLNERHKLLCRQRDDAKDLRDNLDRRERVILEILSKYLDEQRLQDFKRFVRVKASLLIEQKDIDERTRVLEEQVQCLEGQIPV; encoded by the exons ATGGATTCTACGAATCATGAATTTCCCCTGAGAGGCATGAAGAGTTTTGAACAAAGCACCTTTGACTATCAGACAAGTCGTCTTTCCCCTGCCAGGTCTATTGGCAGCTTTGACCAGTTTACCCATTGCCATGGAAAAGGCGACTCTGCCTACAGTTCCTTCTCTGGTTGCTCAAATGCACCAGACTGCTACTCTTGTCCCGTGGAAATCTACACTCACAATCTCCAATATGCCGACCTGAAATATGTGAGAGCTGTATACAACCCAAAACTTTCTGTTTCTGACCCAAGATCCATGGAATCTTTCAGCCCGACCAGCAAGGATTCCCCTCCAACACCGCCTACCCGTCACCAAAGCTTTGTAACAACCAGAGGCCTGGAGAAGCCTAGATTTTCATTTAATGTAGATGAGCAAGAGAGAACAGAGATCAGTGGTTTGGTTGGTCCCCACCTGGTGCCCCGCACTGACCAAAGCTACGCTGGACCTCCTCCTTCATATAGGCATGAGGACCCAATCGATGTGTCTGAAATACACAACCAACCTCAGTCTGCTCATGTGAATGCCTCCTCCAGTAACATCCAAAATAAATGTCAGTATTACTATGTGACAGGGGTGTGCTTGCCTTCAGAGATGGCCACAGAGCATGTCAAACCTCATCATGAAGAGGCCCCCTGCAGTTCTGAAAGACATAGACCAGCACTGAAATCACGGAGCAGCCAAAGTGAAGACACCGAATGTGACATGAGAGGGATTGATTTGGGACGTCATACATCTCACAATACTGCTCATCGTATCTTCTACTGTGGACCAGAGGAAAGTTCCCAGGCCTCAGAACACAACCGGCAGAGCAAGGAAGCTGTGCACGTTTCAAGCGAACCAGGCTCTGGAAATAAGATAAAGAAACAGCCTTTGGGTAATGTAGCCAGTGAAaagataaacaaagaaacaactcCACTACTTTACCACCTCACTGGGGAGCAACGTGCATCATTCCTATATTGGACCAGCAATGAAAATGAGCCAGGGGACCAAAAAACAACAAGACGGACGAGGTCAGCTTCACTGAAGCAGCAGCTGTCAAGGGAAGCTCCAGCTAAAGAGACTGTGCCCTCGGTGCTTAAGTGGAGCTGTGCTGATGAAATAGAGGAGGAAAACTTGAACCAGGAAGAAACAATGTACGGCTCAGGTTCCTCAGTGGATGACTCCTATAAAAAGTATTACAGGGAGAAGATCAAGCTTGCACAAACTAAGGTTTTGAGGGAAACATCATTCAAGAGGAAAGACCTGCAGCTCAGCTGGCCTCACAGACTGAAACCAAAAGTAACTGAGAGGCCTTCTGTCTTGCATTTTGAACCACCGGCATTCACAGGGGAAGCAGAggcaaagacaaaaaaagaacccAGAAAGGTCCATGCATCTCAGACACGTTTAGGAGTGAGGAAGAGACTCAAACCAGAGCAAAAGAAGATGTACCATTCAGAGCCAGAGAAGCTCAATCGTTTGGAAGAGTCCAGACCGGGCTCCTTGGGAAGTGAAGAAGAGGACTCCAATGTAGACCATAGTGAACTGGGCCTGGTAGCCATccgaaaaaaaatgtttgaaagggGACGAGCCTCATCAACTTCAAGTCTGTCAAAGAATGAGCTGAAGCAGATGCAACACAGTGCACTGGTGGAATATATGGAGCGCAAGACAGGACACAAACCTTCTGAAGCACATCAGCACAGACCATTGACACCTGGGGGGCACCAAGATAGAGGACTAAAGGTAGTGACAAGACCATTTTCTGCTGGCCGAGTTCTGGACTTGTCTCCTGGTTCTGACAAACACACACGCTCGCCCAGCTGTGCATCCATCGAGGCCCAAGGACAAGAACACCAACGGCAAGCAGTGTCACAAAGCTGTGTGAAATCTGTCTCAGCAGAGTTCCTGCTGGATGAGAAGGAGCAGTTTGATTGCATACGGACCCGCTCAAATTCATCTCCCTTTCCAGTCCAG GCTGGCCGTAAGCTACAAAGTTCACGTGGTGCACTtggcaacaggaactcaag CTCTCAAAGTAACAATCAGGCCACCCCCATTCGATTAGAAGTCATCGGTTCTGCTGGCGAGGATGCTCCTCAAATCATAAAACCCAGAGGAAAGTCAATGGAAGAGCTTGGCACCGTAGAACTGTTAGGCCGTGCAGTTCTAAGTAGAAGCACGGAGGATCTTTGtgagttgaagaaaaggagtaTTCCAGCAGAACCTTTTGAAACTCTGAGCCTGAGCTCCCCTATGGTAAAGGAACAGGCCAAAGGGTCAATCCAGGATCTGTCGAAGAATTCTGTGGGACACACCAACACCACTAGTGGAACCGAGCTGCACATAGAGAGTCAGGCTCCATTACATTTACAGCATGTGAGTCAGGAGGCGCCCACGTCTTTACCCACATATTCTCTGCTTCCCTCAAGCCTACAGTCTTTGGGTCCTTCAGCAAATATTCCGGAGATTTTTCAGAGCCTGGAGGCTTCAGGAAGTAAATCTGCGGATGTCTCTTCAGAAGCAAG GTTGACACCACCAGAGGGAGAACCTGAGCTTCCCTTCAAGGATGAAGAACATGGAGACTCTGGCCAGATGGGTCCTCCCATTGCTGAAAAGACAGACAAAGCAAACTCTGCTGAAGTGCAGCATGACGAACCAGTAACTGAAAGCAACAAAGAACAGACCCATGAGAATGACAAGTGGGAAGAGCTGGTCTCTGCGATTGTGGCTGCTGACCATTCACTGGCTGATGTGCTTGAACCCTTGTCCAGAAGGAAGACCACATTGAGCCTCATGGAGCAGCTCTTATCAGAGGACACATTGCTGATGGAGGAGTATTACAAACGGAAGCAGATGCAACAACAGGCAATGCACAA TAATGGACAGATAGACCACCCAGACTGCATGACCTTTAACCCACCAGAGAAGCCTCAAAGCCTAGCTGGGGAGAGAACAGTACTTCAGAGTAATCTTACCAGTTCTGAGGATTCCAGTGAACTGATGGCGAAGAAG AATGAATTGCTCAGATATATTCGTTGCCAGATACAGTTACTGGAGGGACGAAGGTTGGCATTGGCAGAGGACCTTACATTGAATTGCTCACTTGGCCGCTCAGTGGAGGCCAACCTCCAGGAACATTGCACGGCTGGTGAATTTGAGCGCTACACACTGTTCGTTGGTGACCTGGAGCGGGTGGTGAGCCTGCTGCTCTGCTTATCTGCTCGCTTGGCACGGGTGAAGAATGCCCTCAGCAAAGTCAACTCAGATACAGATGCAGAAGAGCAG